The candidate division TA06 bacterium nucleotide sequence CGCCTATTCTGGGGAGAAATTCGTGCAGAGGAGGGTCAAGAAGTCTTATCGTGACAGGGAGACCTTCAAACGCCTTGAGCAGGTCGGTGAAATCTGACCTCTGCATTGGAAGCAGTTGGTCAAGGTACTTCTGCCTTTCCTCAGTAGTCTCAGACAGAATCATGCTCTGTACAATGGGCAGCCTATCCTCGGCATTGAACATCCTTTCGGTCCTGCACAGTCCGATCCCCTCTGCTCCCAGTTTCCTGCCCAGGGCAGCCTCTTCTATGGTGCTGGCGTTCGCTCTCACTCTTAGTCTTCTCACCTTGTCCGCCCAGCGGAGCAGTACGTCCAGTTCCTCGAAAATTCCCGGCTCAACTGTTGGCGCCTCACCAACGTAGACCTTCCCCGAGGAGCCATCGATGGTAATCACTTCGGCTTCGCACACCACTGTCGATTTCACGAAGAAGCGCTTCCTATCGTGGTCTATGTTGAGGGTTTCGCATCCGCATACGCAGGGCCTTCCCATGCCGCGGGCCACAACGGCAGCATGCGAGGTCATTCCCCCTCTGGCAGTGAGTACTCCCGCGGATGCGAACATTCCCTTGACATCTTCTGGAGTTGTCTCTTCGCGTATCAGTATTACACGCTCTCCGATCCGGCCGCGCCTTACTGCCTCCTCGATGTCAAAGATCGCCACGCCATAGGCCGCGCCAGGTGAAGCTGGCAGACCCTTGGCCAGGACTTCACCTTCGAATTCAGGTGAGATTCTCTTGTGAAGAAGATCATCAAGCTGCTTTGGCTCCACTCTCATGATGGCATCGTCGGTGAGAATAAGACCTTCCTTGACCATGTCCACCGCGGCCTTTACCGCCGCCTTAGCAGTCCTTTTTGCAGTTCTGGTCTGTAGAATCCAGAGATTTCCTTGCTGGATGGTGAATTCCATATCCTGCACATCATGGAAATGGTCCTCCAGCCTTTTTGCTGTGCTGGTGAGGCTGGAGTACAACTCTGGCATTCTTTTTTCCATGGTGGGAGTTTCGTTCTTTGACTGGGCATCGGAGAGAGGCATAGGATTCCTGATGCCCGCAACCACATCTTCACCCTGAGCATTCTCAAGATACTCACCGTATATGTAGTTATCCCCAGTAGCAGGATTTCTGGTAAAGAGAACACCCGTAGCACTCCTTGCTCCCATGTTTCCAAAAACCATTGCCTGAATATTAACGGCCGTGCCCCACTCATCGGGGATTTCTTTTATCTTTCTGTAGTCGACCGCTCTTTTGTTGTACCATGAATCAAAAACTGCAGTGATGGCTCCCCAGAGCTGTTCCATGGGGTCTTCTGGAAACTCCTGAGAGGTCGTGTTCTTGATTATCTCCTTGAAGGTCTCAGTCAGCTCCTTCATGTCGTTTGCAGGGAGTTCAAAATCGTACTTTATTCCTCGTCCTTCTTTCTTCTTCTCTAATGCCTTTTCAAAGTGCTCGCCGGGCGCTTTAAGCACCACGCTTCCATACATCTGAATAAGCCTTCTATAACAGTCGTAGGCAAACCGCTCGTCAGAACTTTTGCCAGCAAGAGCGTCCAGTGTGTTCTGGTTCAGTCCTATGTTGAGCACAGTATCCATCATGCCTGGCATGGAAACG carries:
- a CDS encoding pyruvate, phosphate dikinase encodes the protein MSDKYVFFFGNGKADGSAAMKNLLGSKGANLAEMTNLGVIVPAGFTISTQVCNYYFSHSHEFPEELRPQVETALKEIEETMESRFGDLKNPLLLSARSGAPVSMPGMMDTVLNIGLNQNTLDALAGKSSDERFAYDCYRRLIQMYGSVVLKAPGEHFEKALEKKKEGRGIKYDFELPANDMKELTETFKEIIKNTTSQEFPEDPMEQLWGAITAVFDSWYNKRAVDYRKIKEIPDEWGTAVNIQAMVFGNMGARSATGVLFTRNPATGDNYIYGEYLENAQGEDVVAGIRNPMPLSDAQSKNETPTMEKRMPELYSSLTSTAKRLEDHFHDVQDMEFTIQQGNLWILQTRTAKRTAKAAVKAAVDMVKEGLILTDDAIMRVEPKQLDDLLHKRISPEFEGEVLAKGLPASPGAAYGVAIFDIEEAVRRGRIGERVILIREETTPEDVKGMFASAGVLTARGGMTSHAAVVARGMGRPCVCGCETLNIDHDRKRFFVKSTVVCEAEVITIDGSSGKVYVGEAPTVEPGIFEELDVLLRWADKVRRLRVRANASTIEEAALGRKLGAEGIGLCRTERMFNAEDRLPIVQSMILSETTEERQKYLDQLLPMQRSDFTDLLKAFEGLPVTIRLLDPPLHEFLPRIGGLRDELRQLEEDKADPELIAQKREQIERVSKHIEVNPMLGHRGVRVGLTYPEIYEMQARAIFLAAVDSAKQGITVDLEIMIPQVCTSQELIWVSTRIDAVAREVMEETGMEIPYKFGTMIEVVRACMRAGKLADVCEFFSFGTNDLSQAVFSFSREDAERAFLPLYNERKILKDNPFHILDVKGVGRLMRIAVEWGRKTKPKLKIGICGEHGGEPRSIAFCDEIGLDYVSCSPYRIPIARLAAAQATITKKAKLFGYASLRKRK